The following nucleotide sequence is from Pseudomonas sp. S09G 359.
CGCCCTTGAAGCCATCGAGGATCTGTTCCAGGGATTTGACCCACTGGCCGTCCTCATCCAGCGTGATGCCATGCTCGCCCAATGGCAGGCTGAACAACGAACTGTTGAACAGGCGCATCAGACGCTCGACATCTTGCTGTGAGAATTCTTCGCGCAGCTTGGCGTAGCTGTTGTTGTCCGCGTGGTCGAGTTGCTGCTTGACCGACTTCAGGCGTTTTTCCAGGTCGCGCAAACGCTCATCCAGGTCCTCGGCGCTGAATTGCCGCGACTGCGCCAAGGCGCCGGCCAGTTCATCGTGAGCATCCTTGGCGGCCAGCAGTTGTTGCTCCAGCACCTTGACGTCGTCCACCAGGGCAAAGCGATGCTTGAGCACCGACAGCTCGCCCAGCCAACGCTGGATACCGCTGATTTCACGCTCCAGGCGCATCAGCTCCTGGGTGCCGCCACGTTGGTCGTTCTGCAGCGCGTCCTGCTCGTTACGGTAGTGCTCGGCCTGGATGGTCAGCTCTTCCTTACGCGCACTGGCGTAGTCCGACCAGGTGCCGAGCAACGAATCCAGCAGCGGCGACAGGCGATGCAGTTTGCCGCGCAATACATCGCGCAGGCGCACGCCATTGGCCAGTGCCTCGACCAACGGGCCGGCAGCTACCAGCGAGTTGTAGTCCTGCTCCATGCGTCGCACATCGCGGAAGGCTTCTTCGCACGCGGCGATGTAATCCACGCTACCGGAACGCAGGCTGTGTTCGAAGGCATCGAGGAACAATTGCTTGAGCTTGGCCGCGGTGATTTCGCGCATGTGCAGCAAGTTGATAAACAGCGCGCGGAACGTCTTCAGGCTCTGCTCGCTGGTGGAGCGCAGCGGAATCAGGGTCAGGTCCAGCGGGATCGACGTGTGCCCGCCCACCAGCAAGCGGCGCAGTTCATCCGGCTTTAGCTCGTAGGCTTTGAGGCCTTCGCGCTCAAGGTTGGTGAACAGTTCTTTCTGACGCAGGCAGGTGTCGTTTTTCTGGTAGTGAGCCAGGTCCAGCTTGCCCGCATAGGCAAAGAACTGGTGGCCGAAACCGCCGCCAGGGCCGCGCCCGACCACGCCGATCACATGCGGGCCGTGGGGCAGGGAGACTTCCACGAGGATGTAGCTGGTGTCGGTGGCAAAGTAGAAGCGCCGCGATTGCTCCAGGGTGTATTTGCCGAAACTCATGTCCGACATGCGCGCCAGGATCGGGAACTGCAGGGCGTTGATCGACGCGGATTTACCCAGGTTGTTCGCGCCATACACCGACAGCGGTTCTTCCAGCGGGAACAAGCCCAAGCTGTAACCCGCAGTGTTCAACAGTGCGAAGCGGCGGATGCCGTAGCGTTCCTTGCTCATGCGTCGGTCTCCTGTTCTTCGGCAATGGCACGGGCCATGGCGTCTTCTTCGCTTTCTTCTTCAAAGTCGCTCAGGTCCAGCGGGTCATCGGTTTTCAGCAGTTTTTCATCGCTGTCTTCGTCGATGATCACCGGCACCGGCAGTGGCAACACGCTGTGCACGCTGGCGGCCAGGTCACGGTCTTGCTGCACCGAGAGGCACACGTCGAGGAAGCGGTGCATGGGCGGCAGGAAGCGATAGATACCGTTGTCTTCGCTGGCAAAGCCCAGTTGGGTCATGCGGCGCATGATTTTCTCTTCGAGTTCTTCCTGGGTCTGTACTTCGGCCTGGATAAACAGGTCACGGTATTTTTCCAGCAGCGACGGCAGCTCATCGCGGCCCAGGCTGCCGCCGTCGAGCACGGCGATCGGGTCGCGGCCTTGGTCGGCCAAGTGCTCGACGAGGATGAAGGTGAACAACGCCAGACGCTGGGCGGTTTTGTTCACCTGCGCGCTGGCGATGGCAGAGTCCGGTACGAAGTAATAGAAACCCCGGGTGTCGCACACCAGTTCAAAGCCCAGGGCCTTGAACAGCGTGCGGTACTGGTCCTGGAAGTTCGACAGTTGTGCGTACAGCTCCGGGTCGCGGCGGCTGACGTGGTAACCCTTGAACAGCTCGCGAAAGATCGGTGCCAGCTGGGACAGTTCGGATAGATCAAGATGCATAGGGGGTGCTCGCGGAATTCTCGGCGGCATCAGTGCCAGCCGGGAGCAGGGCGAATGAGCGCAGGCTGACCTGGTGCTCGTGTGTGTGGTAATCGCGGCGTTCCAGGCGTTCGCGCTTGAAGCGTTTTTCCCGCGAGAGGCGCGAGAACCAGTACAGCAATTCGTCGGTGGCGCCGTCCGGTTCCTGCTCCAGCAGCCAGGTCATCAGGTCTGGCATCGGCAGTGCGTCTTCGCAGCGCTCGAGCATTTCCTTGACCGTGCGCGGTGCACGCTGGGCGTCGCCCTTGTGGGATTTGTGCGCCTTGGGGAACCGCGCCGGTTTCGGCTCGAAATTCGCCAGGGCATACACGTAAGCCTCGACCTGGCTGGCACTGCCCAGGAACGTGCTTTGCGGCCGGGTAAACATCGGCATCGCCGCTTGCGGCACGGCGTCCAGCCCCTTGCGGCGAATTGCCGACAGGGCCAGCGCCGCGCCACGGGTCACGGCGTTGTGCCGCCGCGCTTCCTCACGCAGCGGCAACAGCAGCTCACGGGCGTGACGCAAGGTCAGTTGGGCGCTGGTCTGCATTTCGAGGATGCGCGCGTGGGTGCGCAGCAGCATGTCGTCGTCCACCAGGTGGCCGAGGCGCTGCTGTTCGGTGAGCATGCGCAGCAGCACATTCTCGACCTTGCGCACGCCCTGCTC
It contains:
- the mksB gene encoding Mks condensin complex protein MksB, producing the protein MIEPKRVLRALAEHWALLEPLCEHFDQGTLSLGELRAQLAAQQLDSTPQDITSLLDVWIRLDILVPVAKSPNRFELNAQIHDFLAYLRKEHRLGLCLEIEAYLRHLERLAGYIQDAFDIRDGHDLARQLRLLDMRVRDVLKKLANDEQALAAVADRAKTSDRQIPLRQRYAEVLATWDEYVEPMIQLVNADGAFEQGVRKVENVLLRMLTEQQRLGHLVDDDMLLRTHARILEMQTSAQLTLRHARELLLPLREEARRHNAVTRGAALALSAIRRKGLDAVPQAAMPMFTRPQSTFLGSASQVEAYVYALANFEPKPARFPKAHKSHKGDAQRAPRTVKEMLERCEDALPMPDLMTWLLEQEPDGATDELLYWFSRLSREKRFKRERLERRDYHTHEHQVSLRSFALLPAGTDAAENSASTPYAS
- the mksE gene encoding Mks condensin complex protein MksE, with amino-acid sequence MHLDLSELSQLAPIFRELFKGYHVSRRDPELYAQLSNFQDQYRTLFKALGFELVCDTRGFYYFVPDSAIASAQVNKTAQRLALFTFILVEHLADQGRDPIAVLDGGSLGRDELPSLLEKYRDLFIQAEVQTQEELEEKIMRRMTQLGFASEDNGIYRFLPPMHRFLDVCLSVQQDRDLAASVHSVLPLPVPVIIDEDSDEKLLKTDDPLDLSDFEEESEEDAMARAIAEEQETDA